The following coding sequences are from one Leptospira mayottensis 200901116 window:
- a CDS encoding 2-oxoglutarate dehydrogenase E1 component has translation MKIEKLMALYGENGVLLEELYNQYKLNPETVDKEWKSFFQEVDTNGLANGSGYTNGKSAVATSFTDAQAGSIREMGIINLLNAYRRQGHLAAKLDPLGIQKPNRTFIDSKLHSISPADLETVVDSDTLGRVKLAEIVDLYEKVYCNTIGAEHFYLVDDVEREWLQKRMESPEFLAPLPKSIKLRLFEKLFQADYFETFLAKKYVGKKRFSLEGGESFIPLLDTIVEEAGYHKMDGLVIGMAHRGRLNVLVNIIEKPASLIFAEFEEKTDRDNLSYADVKYHLGYSNSRMTTAGKEVKLSLMFNPSHLECVGPVVTGSVRARQELIGDKDRAKYMPILIHGDAAFAGQGVVAETLNLMNLEGYTTGGTFHIVVNNQIGFTTLPDESRSTLYATDLAKGFQIPIIHVNGDDPEAVYRVVKLGMEYRQKFKKDFIIDLVCYRRLGHNETDEPAFTQPKMYATIKNHPPTVKLYEERLVEEGDIQQEDIDFIKNGSMHGLEDSFQRAKEQDVKIRVDTMQGVWSKFSKMSLDSEPATKLLKEQMHGIVLALTSVPQGFTPNSKLVKLLQNRKEMAEGKIPVDWGFAEALSFGSILESGFRIRLSGQDSQRGTFSHRHAVLVDTNTNEKYIPLNHISPKQAKAEIINSSLSEFSVLGFEYGYSLSDPNALVIWEAQFGDFANSAQVIFDQFISSSEVKWQRLSGLTMLLPHGYEGQGPEHSSARLERFLQLCALNNMQVCNLTTAAQYFHLLRRQMLRNYRKPLVIVTPKSLLRFPASLSPVEDILQGAFREILVDDSGSKSDKIEKVIFSAGKVYYDLMKYRDENKVKNVALVRVEQIYPFPEKEIENVLKTFKSAKQFVWCQEEPKNQGAWFFVRERIEDMIPANIRLTYAGRHESPSPAAGHMKLHLQEQDQLVLEAFQA, from the coding sequence ATGAAGATCGAAAAACTCATGGCGCTTTATGGAGAGAACGGCGTTCTCCTCGAAGAACTTTATAATCAATACAAACTCAATCCCGAAACAGTGGATAAGGAATGGAAATCCTTCTTTCAAGAAGTGGATACCAACGGTCTTGCAAACGGAAGCGGATATACGAACGGAAAGTCCGCAGTGGCGACTTCTTTTACGGATGCCCAGGCTGGTTCTATCCGAGAGATGGGGATCATCAACCTTCTCAACGCATACAGAAGACAAGGACATCTTGCGGCGAAACTCGATCCTCTCGGAATTCAAAAACCGAACCGTACATTCATCGATTCCAAACTGCATAGTATTTCTCCCGCAGATCTGGAAACGGTCGTGGACAGCGATACTCTCGGAAGAGTAAAACTTGCCGAGATTGTGGATCTTTATGAGAAAGTTTACTGCAATACTATCGGAGCGGAACACTTCTACTTAGTCGACGACGTGGAAAGAGAATGGCTTCAAAAAAGGATGGAGTCTCCGGAATTCTTAGCTCCTTTACCTAAGAGCATTAAACTCAGATTATTCGAAAAATTATTCCAAGCGGACTACTTCGAAACCTTTCTTGCGAAAAAATACGTAGGCAAAAAAAGATTTTCTCTCGAAGGTGGAGAATCCTTTATTCCTCTTCTTGATACGATCGTGGAGGAAGCAGGTTATCATAAGATGGACGGACTTGTGATTGGAATGGCACACAGAGGACGACTGAATGTTCTCGTGAACATCATCGAAAAACCCGCGTCACTCATCTTTGCTGAGTTCGAGGAAAAGACGGACAGGGATAACCTAAGTTATGCGGACGTTAAGTATCACCTCGGATATTCCAACAGCAGAATGACGACCGCGGGAAAAGAAGTGAAACTTTCCCTCATGTTCAATCCGAGTCACTTGGAATGTGTGGGTCCTGTCGTAACAGGATCTGTTCGCGCTCGTCAGGAACTTATCGGAGATAAGGATCGCGCGAAATACATGCCGATTTTGATCCACGGGGACGCGGCGTTTGCGGGTCAGGGTGTGGTAGCGGAAACTCTCAATCTGATGAATCTCGAAGGTTATACTACGGGCGGAACCTTTCACATCGTGGTCAACAACCAAATCGGATTCACCACTCTTCCGGACGAATCCAGATCCACGTTGTATGCAACTGATCTTGCAAAAGGATTTCAAATCCCAATCATTCACGTAAACGGAGACGATCCGGAAGCGGTTTATCGAGTTGTTAAACTCGGGATGGAATACCGTCAAAAATTCAAAAAGGATTTTATCATCGATTTAGTTTGTTACAGAAGACTCGGTCACAATGAAACCGACGAGCCTGCTTTTACGCAGCCTAAAATGTATGCTACGATTAAAAATCATCCTCCTACGGTGAAACTCTACGAGGAAAGACTCGTGGAAGAAGGCGATATCCAACAGGAAGACATCGACTTTATCAAAAACGGGTCGATGCACGGGTTGGAAGATTCTTTCCAAAGAGCCAAAGAGCAAGACGTTAAAATACGTGTCGATACCATGCAGGGTGTTTGGTCGAAGTTTTCCAAGATGTCTTTGGATTCGGAACCCGCGACAAAACTTCTCAAAGAACAGATGCATGGGATCGTTCTGGCGTTGACTAGCGTTCCTCAAGGTTTTACTCCAAATTCGAAACTAGTAAAACTTCTCCAAAATAGAAAGGAAATGGCGGAAGGAAAAATTCCCGTAGATTGGGGATTTGCAGAAGCGCTTTCGTTTGGATCGATCTTGGAAAGCGGGTTTAGAATCCGTCTTTCCGGTCAGGATTCTCAGAGAGGAACGTTCTCTCACCGTCACGCGGTTTTAGTAGACACGAATACGAACGAGAAATATATTCCTCTCAATCATATCTCGCCGAAGCAGGCTAAGGCGGAAATCATCAATTCTTCCCTTTCCGAATTTTCGGTTTTGGGTTTTGAATACGGATACTCTCTTTCGGATCCGAACGCACTCGTGATATGGGAAGCTCAGTTCGGAGACTTTGCAAACAGTGCTCAGGTGATTTTTGATCAGTTCATTTCCAGCTCGGAAGTGAAGTGGCAGCGACTTTCCGGACTTACAATGCTTCTTCCTCACGGATACGAAGGCCAGGGACCGGAACATTCTTCCGCTAGGCTTGAAAGATTTTTACAACTCTGTGCTCTCAACAATATGCAGGTTTGCAATCTTACGACGGCGGCTCAGTATTTTCATCTTTTAAGAAGACAGATGCTTAGAAATTATCGTAAGCCTCTCGTAATCGTAACCCCGAAAAGTTTGCTCCGTTTTCCTGCTTCTCTTTCTCCTGTGGAGGACATTCTTCAAGGCGCGTTTAGAGAGATTCTTGTGGACGATAGTGGTTCCAAATCTGACAAAATCGAGAAGGTGATCTTCTCCGCAGGTAAAGTATATTATGATTTGATGAAATACCGCGATGAGAATAAGGTCAAGAATGTGGCACTCGTTCGTGTGGAACAGATTTATCCGTTCCCTGAGAAAGAAATTGAAAATGTTCTCAAAACCTTCAAAAGCGCAAAACAGTTCGTTTGGTGTCAGGAGGAGCCAAAGAACCAAGGAGCGTGGTTCTTTGTTCGGGAAAGAATCGAAGATATGATTCCCGCAAACATAAGACTTACGTATGCAGGAAGACACGAGTCTCCGAGCCCTGCTGCGGGTCATATGAAGCTGCACTTACAGGAACAGGATCAACTTGTTCTGGAGGCGTTTCAAGCGTAA
- a CDS encoding DUF4349 domain-containing protein, translating into MPIIFIRSIFVLILFCSGSLAASPSSNTDHSNVERRLYAHSLNIKVESEKVRTSRERIQDLIHNYKGFISKSTNSNLKFKIPFASQDHFLIELRNLELVDKVDETIKDVTDPYEEYTKRLEIDNEFLLKYKKLFEEDKLPKRDRRHLLVKQHRVSLDIQKLEKKKKDLVVKTKFSDFTVSFVPVKHHSEH; encoded by the coding sequence ATGCCGATAATATTCATTCGTTCAATTTTTGTTCTTATCCTGTTTTGCAGCGGTTCGCTCGCGGCAAGTCCGTCGTCAAACACGGATCATTCGAATGTTGAAAGAAGACTTTACGCTCATTCTTTGAATATCAAGGTAGAATCCGAAAAGGTCAGAACTTCCCGGGAAAGAATCCAGGATCTCATACACAACTATAAGGGTTTTATTTCCAAAAGTACGAATTCAAACTTAAAGTTTAAAATTCCTTTTGCGAGTCAGGATCATTTTTTGATCGAACTTAGAAATCTCGAATTGGTCGATAAGGTTGACGAAACGATCAAAGACGTAACCGATCCCTACGAGGAATATACGAAAAGACTGGAAATCGATAACGAGTTCCTTCTTAAATATAAGAAATTATTCGAAGAGGATAAACTCCCCAAACGGGATCGAAGACATCTTCTTGTAAAACAACACAGGGTTTCCTTGGATATTCAGAAATTGGAAAAGAAGAAAAAGGATCTGGTCGTAAAAACGAAATTTTCCGATTTTACGGTTTCTTTCGTTCCTGTAAAACATCATTCGGAACATTAA
- the carA gene encoding glutamine-hydrolyzing carbamoyl-phosphate synthase small subunit has translation MKAFLVLDNGMILEGESFGYENESVGEVVFNTSMAGYQEILTDPSYCNQIITLTYPMIGNYGIHPDNMESSKIQASGLIVKEYVDRPSNFMSEKTLSQFLKEYKIPAIQGIDTRKLTRYIRTNGSPNGGIFVAQEYSPKFLEKVKSFPGITGADLAKVVTTSTKYIFGTHTGKKFKLAVYDYGVKTNILRLLDASGFAVTVYPALTPAEEIMKEGTDAFFLSNGPGDPAPLDYAINATRKIMENGYPLFGICLGHQIIGLSLGKKTEKMKFGHRGGNQPVKNLLTGQVEITSQNHGFAVIDDQKSDEPVSFVNLNDDTVEGILKSGYPLLTVQYHPESAPGPNDSRYLFKKFYNLVETTKRGK, from the coding sequence ATGAAAGCATTCTTGGTTCTCGACAACGGCATGATCTTAGAAGGAGAATCCTTCGGCTATGAAAACGAATCTGTCGGAGAAGTTGTTTTCAATACTTCCATGGCGGGTTATCAAGAAATCCTAACGGATCCTTCTTATTGCAACCAGATTATAACTCTCACCTATCCGATGATTGGGAATTATGGAATTCATCCGGACAACATGGAATCTTCCAAGATCCAAGCGAGTGGTCTGATCGTAAAAGAATACGTCGACCGGCCATCCAACTTTATGTCCGAGAAAACCCTTTCCCAGTTTTTGAAGGAATATAAAATTCCCGCCATCCAAGGTATCGACACAAGAAAACTGACTCGTTACATTCGAACAAACGGTTCCCCGAACGGTGGAATTTTCGTGGCTCAAGAATACTCTCCTAAATTTTTGGAGAAAGTAAAATCCTTTCCGGGAATCACGGGCGCCGATCTTGCAAAGGTCGTTACTACATCCACGAAATATATTTTCGGAACCCATACTGGTAAAAAATTCAAACTCGCAGTGTACGATTACGGAGTAAAAACAAACATTCTTCGTTTATTGGACGCAAGCGGATTTGCGGTTACCGTTTATCCCGCTCTAACTCCGGCCGAAGAAATTATGAAAGAAGGAACGGACGCATTCTTCCTTTCCAATGGTCCCGGCGATCCGGCTCCGCTCGACTACGCGATCAACGCAACTCGGAAGATTATGGAAAATGGATATCCACTTTTTGGAATCTGTCTCGGTCATCAGATCATCGGTCTTTCCTTAGGGAAAAAAACGGAGAAGATGAAATTCGGTCATAGAGGTGGAAACCAACCGGTTAAGAATTTATTGACCGGTCAGGTGGAAATCACTTCGCAGAATCACGGTTTTGCGGTGATCGACGATCAAAAATCGGACGAACCGGTTTCGTTTGTAAATCTGAACGACGATACCGTCGAAGGAATTTTGAAATCGGGTTATCCTCTTCTGACCGTTCAGTACCATCCGGAAAGCGCTCCCGGTCCGAACGACTCAAGATATTTATTTAAGAAATTTTACAATCTTGTTGAAACCACTAAAAGAGGTAAATAG
- the thrS gene encoding threonine--tRNA ligase, which yields MYQLTLPDKSVKKVALGSTYRDFIEKELPFLKNKALAVRLNDTEIIDLSRTVEADASIEVLTYSEKSGWETFQHSAAHLLGMAVQNLYKNANLTVGPVIENGPGFFYYDIDFGGTVITPEDFPKIEAEMEKIVKADCTVWRKVVSKKEAIETFQKLGEKYKIEIIDGIPGEEVSIYGMGEWFDLCRGPHVPNSGVLKSFKLTAISGAYWKADKNNAMLTRIYGIAFPTKKELDQYLFQIEEAKKRDHRKIGKEMDLFSFQKEGPGFPFWHPKGTILWNSLADYLRAECNKRGYQEIKTPAVLSAELWKKSGHWDNFHENMYFTDIDEEDYALKPMNCPGCSLIYKHHLHSYRELPLRFAEFGSVHRHELHGVLHGLFRVRAFTQDDSHIYAPLDHLEPEVMDIIDFTFTVYKKFGFSEFKTFIATRPEKSQGRDEDWEFATNTLKQSLEKKGIPYGIKEGEGAFYGPKIEFNIKDSIGRLWQCGTIQVDFSMPERFDLDYTDNNGQKKRPVMIHRAIYGSLERFIGILIEHYEGKFPLWISPNQIRILTITEKVTEYAKDVYRELVDAGFRVEMDTRNEKIGAKIRDSILKKANYLLILGEKEMESGTLAVRMRGQEDTKTLTRVGFISNLQDEIKAAG from the coding sequence ATGTATCAGCTGACACTGCCGGACAAATCAGTAAAAAAAGTTGCATTAGGCTCCACTTATCGAGACTTCATCGAAAAAGAATTACCCTTTTTGAAAAACAAGGCTCTCGCCGTACGTCTGAACGACACTGAAATTATAGACTTGTCCCGAACGGTAGAGGCCGATGCAAGCATAGAAGTATTGACATACTCCGAAAAGAGCGGTTGGGAAACCTTTCAACATTCCGCGGCGCATTTACTCGGAATGGCGGTTCAGAATTTATATAAAAATGCAAATCTCACGGTGGGTCCAGTGATCGAAAACGGCCCCGGATTTTTTTATTACGACATTGATTTCGGAGGAACCGTAATTACACCGGAAGACTTTCCTAAAATCGAAGCAGAGATGGAAAAGATCGTAAAAGCGGACTGCACGGTTTGGAGAAAGGTCGTATCAAAAAAAGAAGCGATTGAAACGTTTCAAAAACTTGGAGAAAAATATAAGATCGAAATCATAGACGGAATTCCGGGTGAGGAAGTTTCCATTTATGGAATGGGAGAATGGTTTGATCTTTGCCGCGGACCTCACGTTCCGAATTCCGGAGTATTAAAATCTTTTAAACTAACCGCGATCTCGGGCGCGTATTGGAAAGCAGATAAAAACAACGCGATGCTCACTCGTATCTACGGAATCGCGTTCCCTACCAAAAAAGAATTGGATCAGTATCTTTTTCAGATCGAAGAAGCGAAGAAAAGAGATCACAGAAAGATCGGGAAGGAAATGGATTTGTTTTCCTTTCAAAAGGAAGGCCCCGGGTTTCCTTTCTGGCATCCGAAGGGAACGATTCTCTGGAACTCTCTCGCCGATTATCTTAGAGCGGAATGTAACAAACGAGGATATCAGGAAATCAAAACTCCAGCGGTTCTTTCGGCCGAGCTTTGGAAAAAATCCGGTCACTGGGATAACTTTCACGAAAACATGTATTTTACGGATATAGACGAAGAAGACTACGCACTCAAACCGATGAATTGTCCGGGATGTTCCCTGATCTACAAACATCATTTGCATTCTTACCGTGAACTTCCTTTACGTTTTGCGGAGTTTGGAAGTGTTCATCGTCATGAGTTGCATGGAGTTCTTCATGGACTTTTCCGAGTCAGAGCGTTTACACAAGATGATTCCCATATCTACGCGCCTTTGGATCATCTGGAACCCGAGGTGATGGACATCATCGACTTTACGTTTACCGTATATAAGAAATTTGGATTTTCCGAATTCAAAACGTTCATCGCGACCCGTCCCGAAAAATCACAAGGGCGAGATGAAGACTGGGAGTTTGCAACAAATACCTTAAAACAATCTCTTGAGAAAAAAGGGATTCCTTACGGAATCAAAGAAGGAGAAGGGGCGTTCTACGGACCGAAGATAGAATTCAATATTAAGGATTCGATCGGAAGACTTTGGCAATGTGGAACGATTCAGGTGGATTTTTCTATGCCCGAGCGTTTCGATCTGGATTATACGGACAACAATGGTCAGAAAAAAAGACCGGTTATGATTCACCGAGCGATCTACGGATCCTTGGAGCGATTTATCGGAATTCTAATCGAACACTACGAAGGAAAATTCCCTCTCTGGATTTCACCGAACCAGATAAGGATTTTGACGATTACCGAAAAGGTGACCGAATATGCAAAAGACGTTTATCGCGAGTTAGTCGATGCCGGTTTCCGCGTCGAAATGGATACTCGAAACGAAAAAATCGGAGCTAAGATCCGGGATTCTATTTTAAAAAAGGCGAATTATCTTTTGATATTGGGTGAAAAAGAAATGGAGTCCGGAACTCTTGCAGTGAGGATGAGAGGCCAGGAAGATACAAAAACTCTGACCCGAGTCGGATTCATTTCCAATCTCCAAGACGAAATCAAAGCGGCAGGTTAG
- a CDS encoding leucine-rich repeat domain-containing protein: protein MNIDSKLSYARKIGIVLLASFCFFSPVVAEEVGTYTDLRKALANPSKVFVLDLSSNKLEALPIEIGQLQKLKILNISNNLIDLKDEEKIQKQLYKLWNSN, encoded by the coding sequence ATGAATATTGATTCAAAACTTTCTTATGCACGAAAAATCGGCATCGTACTACTTGCGTCTTTTTGTTTTTTCTCTCCCGTTGTTGCAGAGGAGGTTGGAACTTACACCGATTTAAGGAAAGCGCTCGCAAATCCTTCAAAGGTTTTTGTTTTAGATTTAAGCTCAAACAAACTCGAAGCTCTTCCCATAGAAATCGGACAATTGCAAAAACTAAAAATCCTAAATATATCCAATAACCTTATCGATTTAAAAGATGAGGAAAAAATTCAAAAACAATTATACAAATTGTGGAATTCAAACTGA
- a CDS encoding leucine-rich repeat domain-containing protein — MKLRATTSNLQKLITVLITLCLFSAIQAKEAVTYTDLRKALANPSKVFVLDLSSNKLKTLPKEIGKLKNLQELDLSHNQLQALPEDIGQLQNLRELNLYNNKLQSLPKEIGQLKNLRTLHLYNNQLKTLPEDIGKLQNLQELYLSDNKLEALPEDIGNLKNLRTLHLYNNQLKTLPEEIGKLQNLQELYLSDNKLEALPEDIGNLKNLRTLHLYNNQLKTLPEEIGKLQNLQELYLSDNKLEALPEDIGNLKNLQILDLSRNKLKTLPEEIGKLQNLQELYLSDNKLEALPEDIGNLKNLQILDLSRNKLEALPKEIGKLRNLPKLDLSHNQLETLPEEIGQLQNLQILDLRYNQLETLPEEIGQLQNLRELHLYNNKLKALPKEIGKLKNLRTLNLSTNKLEALPEEIGNLKNLRTLNLQYNPLKTLPEEIGKLQNLPELDLSHNKLEALPKEIGQLQNLPKLDLSHNQLQALPKEIGQLQNLRELHLYNNQLETLPEEIGKLQNLQILDLSHNKLEALPKEIGQLQNLQILDLRYNQLEALPKEIGKLQNLQELNLRYNKLEALPKEIGKLKNLQKLNLQYNQLKTLPKEIGKLKNLQKLNLQYNQLKTLPKDIGKLKNLRELDLRNNQLKTLPKEIGKLQNLQELNLRYNKLETLPKEIGKLQNLQELNLSHNQLQALPKEIGKLRNLKILYLSHNQLQALPKEIEKLVNLRKLYLSGNQLQALPKEIGKLQNLQGLDLGNNPLKTLPKDIGKLKSLQTLCLDNKQLESLPIEIGKLGELCIY, encoded by the coding sequence ATGAAATTACGCGCAACGACCTCGAACCTACAAAAATTGATAACTGTTCTAATTACTCTTTGTCTTTTTTCGGCGATCCAAGCGAAAGAGGCCGTAACTTACACCGATTTAAGGAAAGCGCTCGCAAATCCTTCAAAGGTTTTTGTTTTAGATTTAAGCTCAAACAAACTCAAAACTCTTCCCAAAGAGATCGGAAAGCTTAAGAATTTACAAGAATTGGATTTGTCTCACAACCAACTCCAAGCTCTTCCGGAAGATATCGGACAACTTCAGAATTTACGAGAATTGAATTTGTATAACAACAAACTCCAATCTCTTCCCAAAGAGATTGGACAACTTAAGAATTTACGAACATTGCATTTGTATAACAACCAACTCAAAACTCTTCCGGAAGATATCGGAAAGCTTCAGAATTTACAAGAATTGTATTTGTCTGACAACAAACTCGAAGCTCTTCCGGAAGATATCGGTAATCTTAAGAATTTACGAACATTGCATTTGTATAACAACCAACTCAAAACTCTTCCGGAAGAAATCGGAAAGCTTCAGAATTTACAAGAATTGTATTTGTCTGACAACAAACTCGAAGCTCTTCCGGAAGATATCGGTAATCTTAAGAATTTACGAACATTGCATTTGTATAACAACCAACTCAAAACTCTTCCGGAAGAAATCGGAAAGCTTCAGAATTTACAAGAATTGTATTTGTCTGACAACAAACTCGAAGCTCTTCCGGAAGATATCGGTAATCTTAAGAATTTACAAATACTGGATTTGTCTCGCAACAAACTCAAAACTCTTCCGGAAGAAATCGGAAAGCTTCAGAATTTACAAGAATTGTATTTGTCTGACAACAAACTCGAAGCTCTTCCGGAAGATATCGGTAATCTTAAGAATTTACAAATACTGGATTTGTCTCGCAACAAACTCGAAGCTCTTCCCAAAGAAATTGGAAAGCTTCGGAATTTACCAAAATTAGATTTGTCTCACAACCAACTCGAAACTCTTCCGGAAGAAATCGGACAACTTCAGAATTTACAAATATTGGATTTACGGTACAACCAACTCGAAACTCTTCCGGAAGAAATCGGACAACTTCAGAATTTACGAGAATTGCATTTGTATAACAACAAACTCAAAGCTCTTCCCAAAGAGATTGGAAAGCTTAAGAATTTACGAACATTGAATTTGTCTACCAACAAACTCGAAGCTCTTCCGGAAGAAATTGGAAATCTTAAGAATTTACGAACATTAAATTTACAGTACAACCCACTCAAAACTCTTCCGGAAGAAATTGGAAAGCTTCAGAATTTACCAGAATTGGATTTGTCTCACAACAAACTCGAAGCTCTTCCCAAAGAAATCGGACAACTTCAGAATTTACCAAAATTGGATTTGTCTCACAACCAACTCCAAGCTCTTCCCAAAGAAATTGGACAACTTCAGAATTTACGAGAATTGCATTTGTATAACAACCAACTCGAAACTCTTCCGGAAGAAATTGGAAAGCTTCAGAATTTACAAATATTGGATTTGTCTCACAACAAACTCGAAGCTCTTCCCAAAGAAATCGGACAACTTCAGAATTTACAAATATTGGATTTACGGTACAACCAACTCGAAGCTCTTCCCAAAGAAATTGGAAAGCTTCAGAATTTACAAGAATTGAATTTGCGGTACAACAAACTCGAAGCTCTTCCCAAAGAAATTGGAAAGCTTAAGAATTTACAAAAATTAAATTTACAGTACAACCAACTCAAAACTCTTCCCAAAGAGATTGGAAAGCTTAAGAATTTACAAAAATTAAATTTACAGTACAACCAACTCAAAACTCTTCCCAAAGATATCGGAAAGCTTAAGAATTTACGAGAATTGGATTTGCGTAACAACCAACTTAAAACTCTTCCCAAAGAGATTGGAAAGCTTCAGAATTTACAAGAATTGAATTTGCGGTACAACAAACTCGAAACTCTTCCCAAAGAGATTGGAAAGCTTCAGAATTTACAAGAATTGAATTTGTCTCACAACCAACTCCAAGCTCTTCCCAAAGAGATCGGAAAGCTTCGAAATTTAAAAATATTATATTTGTCCCACAACCAACTCCAAGCTCTTCCCAAAGAGATCGAAAAGCTCGTAAATTTACGAAAATTGTATTTATCTGGCAACCAACTCCAAGCTCTTCCCAAAGAGATCGGAAAGCTTCAGAATTTACAAGGATTGGATTTGGGTAACAACCCACTCAAAACTCTTCCCAAAGATATCGGAAAGCTTAAAAGTTTACAAACACTGTGTTTAGATAACAAGCAACTCGAATCTCTTCCCATAGAGATCGGAAAGCTGGGAGAGTTATGCATCTACTGA
- the infC gene encoding translation initiation factor IF-3, with protein sequence MQRKPSQKSATDKLFNHRINEKITGVSRVRLVSDDGVAIVSFEDALRKAKEENLDLVEVSADQELHVCKIIDYGKYKFELLKKNKEAKKKQHVINVKEIKIRPRIESHDYEIKKKHAQEFLGKGDKVKVSLRFRGREMMHSDLGMKVVYRMIEDLKEYGLVERDPVQDGKQIVVIINPK encoded by the coding sequence ATGCAGAGGAAACCGAGTCAAAAATCAGCAACGGACAAGCTTTTTAATCATAGGATCAATGAGAAAATTACAGGCGTTTCCAGGGTTCGTTTAGTGTCGGATGATGGAGTGGCGATCGTATCTTTTGAAGACGCTCTCAGAAAAGCAAAAGAGGAAAACCTGGATCTCGTTGAAGTATCGGCGGATCAGGAATTACATGTTTGTAAGATCATCGACTACGGAAAATATAAATTTGAGCTACTTAAAAAGAATAAGGAAGCTAAGAAAAAACAACACGTAATCAATGTTAAGGAAATTAAAATCCGTCCTAGAATTGAAAGTCACGATTACGAAATAAAAAAGAAACACGCACAGGAGTTTCTAGGAAAAGGCGATAAAGTCAAAGTAAGTCTCCGGTTCCGCGGTAGAGAGATGATGCATTCCGACCTCGGTATGAAAGTCGTTTATAGAATGATCGAGGACTTGAAAGAATACGGATTGGTGGAAAGGGATCCGGTTCAAGATGGAAAACAGATCGTAGTAATCATTAATCCGAAATAA
- the rpmI gene encoding 50S ribosomal protein L35, producing MPKLKTNRAAAKRFKFTKNNKIKRKSMNTRHILTKKGPKRRRRLRGLTLVNNSDWKSIVRLMPYGVR from the coding sequence ATGCCAAAGTTGAAAACGAACAGAGCTGCTGCAAAGCGTTTTAAGTTCACAAAGAACAACAAAATCAAACGTAAGAGTATGAATACCCGTCACATCTTGACTAAGAAAGGACCGAAAAGAAGGAGACGCCTCCGTGGTTTGACCTTGGTCAACAATTCTGACTGGAAATCTATCGTCAGATTAATGCCTTATGGAGTAAGATAA
- the rplT gene encoding 50S ribosomal protein L20 yields the protein MPRAVNGTIHKNRRRRVLKDAKGFRGARSKLYRTAKSAVMKAGQWAYRDRRAKKRDFRKLWIIRINAAARENGLSYSVFMNSLKKLGISMDRKSLAELAFNDREVFNALVEKIKVAG from the coding sequence ATGCCGAGAGCTGTCAATGGAACAATCCACAAAAATAGAAGAAGAAGAGTTCTAAAAGACGCGAAAGGATTTCGCGGGGCTCGTTCTAAACTTTACAGAACGGCAAAAAGTGCGGTAATGAAAGCGGGCCAGTGGGCCTACCGTGACCGTAGAGCGAAGAAAAGGGATTTTCGTAAACTTTGGATTATTAGAATTAACGCCGCCGCAAGAGAAAATGGTTTGTCTTATTCCGTATTCATGAATTCTCTTAAGAAATTAGGGATCAGCATGGATCGTAAATCTCTGGCAGAGCTGGCTTTCAACGATCGGGAAGTATTTAACGCCCTGGTTGAAAAAATCAAAGTAGCTGGATAA
- a CDS encoding cell division protein ZapA: MDLHRVKVRILGEEYTILSEAGEDYIYSLAEDVDRKLRELGTGMPGASRQKLAILAALNFADELQQTKEIKEKSPSVSIGTGEIEEKTRKLITMLEEGIIGDL, from the coding sequence ATGGACCTTCACAGGGTAAAAGTCAGAATTCTCGGAGAAGAATATACGATTCTAAGTGAAGCGGGGGAAGATTATATCTATTCCCTTGCGGAAGACGTGGATCGTAAACTTAGAGAGCTTGGAACCGGGATGCCTGGGGCTTCAAGACAAAAACTCGCCATTTTAGCCGCACTTAACTTCGCCGATGAATTGCAGCAAACGAAAGAAATCAAAGAGAAATCGCCGTCTGTTTCTATAGGAACCGGAGAGATAGAAGAGAAAACTCGTAAACTAATTACGATGTTGGAAGAAGGAATCATCGGGGACCTTTGA